The Dictyoglomus sp. NZ13-RE01 genomic interval ACTCCTATCCAAATACTCCCTAATTAAATCATTAAAATCCTTTCCCATAAAAAACCCTCCTCAAAGATTTTTCTCTTTTTCCAATTCTGAAAGAAGCTTAGAAAATTCATCTACAGAGCTAAACTCTTGATAAACTGAAGCAAATCTAATATAGGCTACCACATCCAATTTTCTTAATCTTTCCAACACCATCATACCCAAATCCTTTGATCTAATCTCACTAAGTCCTTGTTTTCTTATCTCTCTTAAGATATCATCTATTATCTCTTCCAACTTTTCATTCTCAATATTCCTTTTTACTGTAGCCCTTTGAAGCCCTAAAAGAAGCTTATTTTTATCAAAAGGCTCTCTTCTTCCATCCTTCTTAATCACTAATATAGGTTTATCTTCGATCCTCTCATAGGTGGTAAACCTCCCCCCACAAACATTGCAAAATCTTCTCCTCCTAACAACTGTTTGATCCTCAATCTCTCTTGTATCTAAGACACTTGTCTCTGGATTACCACAAAAAGGACATCTCATATAAACCTCATTACTACATATAGTGTTACTAAATATTAACATATACTATATATAGAGTCAAAAGGGGATTTGAAAGAGTTTACCTGGTTTTTTACCTAAAATTATTTCTTTTCTTTGTTTTTCTTCAGATTTTGACCAATTGTAAAATCTATCTAAAGGGGGGAAAGAAATTCCCCCCCCCTCTTTTTATCTTTTACTTTCTGCTAAGATTAATTCTAATTCACCACGGTGATTTTCTGGGTCAAAGTAACACTCAAGGATCCTTTCATGAGGAAGTTTTTCTATTCGCTCATTCATTATCTCCATGACCTTAGTATTAATCTCTATTGCTTTCAAAACTGGCATTCTCTCAGGATTTATATCAATTCCAAAATATCCTTGATAACCAACCATTTTCAAAGCATATAAAAGAGCCTCTGTATTATCCCAATCAATTACACCTACATTTAGATCCTGATCGTAGTTTCCCATGGGCTGACTATTCCAATGAGTATGGAAAAGTCTTCCTTCTCTTGCAACCCTCATATAGGCATAAGGCAAATCCTCAAAGCCCATCCTTACATGTCCAACCTCTGGATTTAACCCTACTAATGCATGCCCCTCTTGAAGAATCTTTAAATTCTCTGGATTTTTAAGCTGAGCCTCAATATCTCTGGCAGCAAGAATACCATCTGCAGTAGTTCTATATATATTATTAGGAGCAGGTTCATATGGTTTTGGCTCAATAGCTACCCTAACTCCTGGAACCTGATCCATAGCATAAGCTACTGCAGACTCAAAATTAGACCACATGTGATAATAGAGATGACCATAAGAATAAGTATATCCATCAATTCCTGGCCAAATAACACAAACATCCGCATTTGCCTCTTTAACAATCTTCAAAGTGGATATTAAGGTTTCAATTGCCTTCTGTCTATACTTTTCTATGGGATTGGATAAGGAGCCAAACTCATACATTCTTGAATAAAAGATGTGGGGAGCTACCATTACTAACCTTATTCCTGTTTCCTTTTCCAACTGTTTATATAGATGTAAGTTTTCTTCATTCACTTCATTAGGATAATGGGCTTCTACACCTTTAACTCCATATTTTGCAGTTTCTGCTATCATCTCTAATCTCTGCTTTATATCTTTCGGTTCACCATAAGGCTCGTGAAACCTATTTGCAGATGGAGAAAAA includes:
- a CDS encoding xylose isomerase codes for the protein MGFVDHRPQKILRSKEELLKHLKTFKLDLKFSVGIWYFSPSANRFHEPYGEPKDIKQRLEMIAETAKYGVKGVEAHYPNEVNEENLHLYKQLEKETGIRLVMVAPHIFYSRMYEFGSLSNPIEKYRQKAIETLISTLKIVKEANADVCVIWPGIDGYTYSYGHLYYHMWSNFESAVAYAMDQVPGVRVAIEPKPYEPAPNNIYRTTADGILAARDIEAQLKNPENLKILQEGHALVGLNPEVGHVRMGFEDLPYAYMRVAREGRLFHTHWNSQPMGNYDQDLNVGVIDWDNTEALLYALKMVGYQGYFGIDINPERMPVLKAIEINTKVMEIMNERIEKLPHERILECYFDPENHRGELELILAESKR
- a CDS encoding transcriptional regulator NrdR, producing MRCPFCGNPETSVLDTREIEDQTVVRRRRFCNVCGGRFTTYERIEDKPILVIKKDGRREPFDKNKLLLGLQRATVKRNIENEKLEEIIDDILREIRKQGLSEIRSKDLGMMVLERLRKLDVVAYIRFASVYQEFSSVDEFSKLLSELEKEKNL